The following proteins are encoded in a genomic region of Nitrospiria bacterium:
- a CDS encoding (2Fe-2S) ferredoxin domain-containing protein: MPGFKKHIFVCINERTPDDPRGSCSAKNSKQIQEHFSSEVKRRGLKGIVRANKAGCLDHCANGPSVVIYPEGVWYTVRTIGDADEIMDGHIVKGEVVERLLMHEKERGKGSP, encoded by the coding sequence ATGCCGGGTTTCAAAAAACATATCTTCGTCTGCATCAATGAACGGACACCGGACGATCCGCGGGGAAGTTGTTCGGCGAAAAATTCGAAACAAATTCAGGAGCATTTTTCTTCCGAGGTCAAGAGACGAGGGTTGAAGGGAATTGTTCGCGCCAACAAGGCCGGTTGTCTTGACCACTGCGCAAACGGTCCTTCCGTTGTGATCTATCCGGAAGGTGTCTGGTATACGGTCCGGACGATCGGGGACGCCGACGAGATCATGGATGGCCATATCGTCAAGGGCGAGGTGGTCGAGCGGCTTTTAATGCACGAAAAAGAAAGAGGTAAGGGCAGTCCATGA